From a region of the Rhipicephalus microplus isolate Deutch F79 chromosome X, USDA_Rmic, whole genome shotgun sequence genome:
- the Tcs3 gene encoding putative tRNA N6-adenosine threonylcarbamoyltransferase Tcs3 isoform X1, which yields MTIAIGFEGSANKLGVGIMRDGEVLSNPRVTYITPPGEGFQPRDTALHHRAHILDVLEKALQEASITPKEIDVVCYTKGPGMGAPLVSVAVVARTIAQLWNKPIIGVNHCIGHIEMGRLITGASNPTVLYVSGGNTQVIAYSEKRYRIFGETIDIAVGNCLDRFARVLKLSNDPSPGYNIEQMAKKGTKLIPLPYVVKGMDVSFSGVLSFIEEKAESLLSEGQCTAEDLCFSLQETVFAMLVETTERAMAHTGSDEVLIVGGVGCNKRLQEMMGIMAEERNARLFATDERFCIDNGAMIAQAGWEMFRSGQVTPFEETTCTQRYRTDEVEVTWRD from the exons ATGACTATAGCGATCGGCTTTGAAGGGAGTGCAAACAAGTTGGGAGTTGGTATAATGCGCGATGGCGAAGTTCTGTCGAATCCACGAGTAACTTACATTACTCCTCCAGGCGAAG GGTTCCAGCCAAGAGACACTGCTCTGCACCACCGAGCACACATTTTAGATGTTCTTGAAAAGGCACTGCAAGAGGCTAGCATCACGCCAAAAGAAATCGACGTCGTGTGCTACACTAAAG GACCTGGTATGGGAGCTCCTTTGGTATCTGTTGCCGTGGTTGCAAGAACAATCGCGCAGCTATGGAACAAGCCAATCATAGGTGTCAACCACTGCATTGGTC ACATTGAAATGGGGCGCCTAATCACTGGAGCTTCCAACCCAACTGTACTATATGTCAGTGGCGGCAACACTCAG gtAATAGCATACAGTGAGAAGCGCTACAGGATTTTCGGAGAGACTATTGACATTGCTGTTGGGAATTGCCTAGACAGGTTTGCAAGAGTTCTGAAA CTCTCAAATGATCCAAGTCCAGGCTACAACATAGAGCAAATGGCAAAAAA GGGCACTAAATTGATTCCACTCCCTTATGTTGTCAAAGGCATGGATGTCTCATTTTCAGGAGTGCTTTCCTTCATTGAG GAAAAGGCAGAGTCCCTTTTAAGTGAAGGCCAGTGCACAGCTGAAGACCTGTGTTTCTCTTTACAAGAGACTGTATTTGCAATGCTTGTTGAAACAACAG aaaGGGCTATGGCTCACACTGGTTCCGATGAAGTACTCATTGTTGGTGGAGTTGGCT GTAATAAAAGACTACAGGAAATGATGGGCATCATGGCTGAAGAGCGCAATGCCAGGTTATTTGCCACGGATGAAAG ATTTTGCATCGATAATGGAGCAATGATTGCTCAAGCTGGTTGGGAAATGTTTCGATCTGGGCAAGTGACCCCCTTTGAAGAAACAACCTGCACACAACG GTATCGAACTGATGAAGTGGAAGTGACATGGAGAGACTGA
- the Tcs3 gene encoding putative tRNA N6-adenosine threonylcarbamoyltransferase Tcs3 isoform X2 translates to MTIAIGFEGSANKLGVGIMRDGEVLSNPRVTYITPPGEGFQPRDTALHHRAHILDVLEKALQEASITPKEIDVVCYTKGPGMGAPLVSVAVVARTIAQLWNKPIIGVNHCIGHIEMGRLITGASNPTVLYVSGGNTQVIAYSEKRYRIFGETIDIAVGNCLDRFARVLKLSNDPSPGYNIEQMAKKGTKLIPLPYVVKGMDVSFSGVLSFIEEKAESLLSEGQCTAEDLCFSLQETVFAMLVETTERAMAHTGSDEVLIVGGVGFPKCRPMLKTARRKNFWQSYSPHTRGNTIVSWVKTLPQSN, encoded by the exons ATGACTATAGCGATCGGCTTTGAAGGGAGTGCAAACAAGTTGGGAGTTGGTATAATGCGCGATGGCGAAGTTCTGTCGAATCCACGAGTAACTTACATTACTCCTCCAGGCGAAG GGTTCCAGCCAAGAGACACTGCTCTGCACCACCGAGCACACATTTTAGATGTTCTTGAAAAGGCACTGCAAGAGGCTAGCATCACGCCAAAAGAAATCGACGTCGTGTGCTACACTAAAG GACCTGGTATGGGAGCTCCTTTGGTATCTGTTGCCGTGGTTGCAAGAACAATCGCGCAGCTATGGAACAAGCCAATCATAGGTGTCAACCACTGCATTGGTC ACATTGAAATGGGGCGCCTAATCACTGGAGCTTCCAACCCAACTGTACTATATGTCAGTGGCGGCAACACTCAG gtAATAGCATACAGTGAGAAGCGCTACAGGATTTTCGGAGAGACTATTGACATTGCTGTTGGGAATTGCCTAGACAGGTTTGCAAGAGTTCTGAAA CTCTCAAATGATCCAAGTCCAGGCTACAACATAGAGCAAATGGCAAAAAA GGGCACTAAATTGATTCCACTCCCTTATGTTGTCAAAGGCATGGATGTCTCATTTTCAGGAGTGCTTTCCTTCATTGAG GAAAAGGCAGAGTCCCTTTTAAGTGAAGGCCAGTGCACAGCTGAAGACCTGTGTTTCTCTTTACAAGAGACTGTATTTGCAATGCTTGTTGAAACAACAG aaaGGGCTATGGCTCACACTGGTTCCGATGAAGTACTCATTGTTGGTGGAGTTGGCT TCCCCAAATGCAGACCAATGCTGAAGACAGCACGGCGAAAAAACTTCTGGCAGTCCTACTCTCCTCACACCAGGGGCAACACAATAGTGTCCTGGGTCAAGACTTTACCACAATCCAACTGA